The proteins below are encoded in one region of Hordeum vulgare subsp. vulgare chromosome 3H, MorexV3_pseudomolecules_assembly, whole genome shotgun sequence:
- the LOC123444627 gene encoding uncharacterized protein LOC123444627 produces the protein MAAEARAEGSGPPAPPPLPVPEKRPAPVDGREEERPGAKRRRASVAALDDVPCAAAKGGDGEADGNRDGGSSFSFQHAPGGFVALERTPKFGSFNPPVAAEQEALGPEDSPAVKEEEVEEDTASATGVEDGKDGSSQSVAAVDDRGRRHPARQTESESER, from the coding sequence ATGGCGGCGGAGGCCCGGGCCGAGGGCTCCGGGCCGCCCGCGCCGCCTCCGCTGCCCGTCCCCGAGAAGCGCCCGGCCCCGGTAGACGGCCGGGAGGAGGAGCGGCCCGGGGCGAAGCGGCGCCGCGCGAGCGTCGCCGCGCTCGACGACGTGCCCTGTGCCGCGGCCAAGGGCGGGGACGGCGAGGCGGACGGGAACCGGGACGGCGGCTCGTCCTTCTCCTTTCAGCACGCGCCCGGCGGTTTCGTGGCGCTGGAGAGGACGCCCAAGTTTGGGTCGTTCAACCCGCCGGTGGCCGCCGAGCAGGAGGCCCTCGGCCCGGAAGATTCACCggctgtgaaggaggaggaggtggaggaggatacGGCCTCGGCCACCGGAGTCGAGGATGGCAAAGACGGGAGTTCACAGTCAGTGGCGGCGGTGGACGATCGGGGCCGTCGCCATCCGGCAAGACAAACTGAATCGGAATCGGAACGATGA
- the LOC123444625 gene encoding 4-diphosphocytidyl-2-C-methyl-D-erythritol kinase, chloroplastic, with the protein MACSAHLLSQSLCQPHRSCPAPSKRHLRFQARPAAAASAGVSSSARSRRSSSIRVAASAEQGRKKIELTYDAQAKFNQLADQIDKDVGITRLNLFSPCKINVFLRITGKRPDGFHDLASLFHVVSLGDTIKFSLSPSKSKDRLSTNVAGVPVDESNLIIRALDLYRKKTGTDKHFWIHLDKKVPTGAGLGGGSSNAATALWAANQFSGSIASEKDLQEWSGEIGSDIPFFFSRGAAYCTGRGEIVQDIPNLLPENLPMVLIKPPEACSTAEVYKRLRLDQTSQADPLALLKEITQNGISQDVCVNDLEPPAFEVLQSLKKLKKRFIASNRGDYSAVFMSGSGSTIVGIGSPDPPAFVYDDEDYKDVFVSEARFLTREENEWYREPMSSSATFSKEDSLSEAAPVVD; encoded by the exons ATGGCGTGCTCCGCCCATCTCCTCTCGCAGAGCCTGTGCCAACCCCACCGCTCCTGCCCGGCCCCGTCCAAGCGGCACCTCCGGTTCCAGGCCAGACCCGCGGCCGCGGCTTCCGCCGGCGTCAGCTCCAGCGCCAGGAGCCGACGGTCTTCTAGTATAAGAGTCGCCGCGTCGGCCGAGCAAGGGAGGAAGAAAATCGAG CTTACGTATGACGCACAAGCCAAGTTTAACCAGCTAGCCGACCAAATTGACAAGGATGTGGGGATTACACGGCTCAACCTGTTCTCACCTTGCAAA ATTAATGTCTTCTTGAGGATAACCGGGAAGAGACCAGATGGGTTCCATGACCTGGCTTCTCTGTTTCAC GTGGTTAGTTTGGGTGATACTATCAAATTCTCACTGTCGCCAAGTAAGAGCAAAGATCGGCTATCAACCAATGTTGCAGGTGTCCCAGTTGATGAGAGTAACTTG ATCATCAGGGCACTTGATCTGTACCGCAAGAAAACTGGCACCGATAAGCACTTTTGG ATACATCTTGATAAGAAGGTCCCAACTGGTGCTGGTCTTGGTGGAGGAAGCAGTAATGCTGCAACTGCACTATGGGCTGCTAACCAGTTTAGTGGTAGCATTGCTTCagaaaaagatcttcaagaatggTCTGGTGAGATTGGATCAGATATCCCCTTCTTCTTTTCACGAGGAGCAGCATATTGTACCGGTAGAGGAGAG ATTGTCCAAGATATTCCAAACCTGTTGCCAGAGAATCTGCCAATGGTTCTAATAAAGCCACCTGAAGCATGCTCAACCGCTGAAGTTTACAAG CGACTCCGGTTAGATCAGACTAGTCAAGCTGATCCTTTGGCTTTGCTCAAGGAAATTACGCAAAATGGGATATCACAAGATGTCTGTGTAAATGATCTAG AGCCTCCAGCTTTTGAGGTGTTGCAGTCACTAAAGAAGTTGAAGAAACGATTTATTGCATCCAATAGGGGAGATTACAGTGCTGTTTTTATGTCAGGAAG TGGAAGCACGATTGTCGGAATTGGTTCCCCAGACCCACCTGCGTTTGTGTATGACGATGAAGACTACAAGGACGTTTTTGTGTCAG AGGCTCGCTTTCTCACTCGCGAGGAGAATGAATGGTACAGGGAACCAATGTCATCGAGTGCCACGTTTAGCAAGGAAGACTCACTGTCAGAGGCAGCACCGGTCGTTGACTGA
- the LOC123444626 gene encoding probable E3 ubiquitin-protein ligase RHC1A, protein MSDRATHWCYACRRPIRLRGQDIICPNCNDGFIQEISEIGGALNTYGMFGPRFDRLDGRFGMMDAVSALMRRRMAEMGSNPVFDPNAAGAITARGRPPSIGPRLIFGSNMPAQGSDEGGVNVLARGGRRIGADRQNFGSFLVGPSLEALFEQLLLQTGNRQGPAPAPQSAIDSMPVVRITRRHLSDDPVCPVCTERFEVGSEAREMPCKHLYHANCIIPWLVQHNSCPVCRHSLPPQRGSDSNAARSRPSVHSSEAVSRGVTGAGAGPGPVTRNEVDDGESSFSFLWPFGSSPGPGPGPSSYQYGGGGGEPAVYNDDPGQITYSEWHYDP, encoded by the coding sequence ATGTCAGATAGAGCCACACATTGGTGTTATGCCTGCCGTCGGCCAATTCGTCTTCGTGGACAAGATATAATCTGCCCCAACTGCAATGATGGCTTCATACAAGAGATCAGTGAGATAGGAGGCGCTTTGAACACCTACGGTATGTTTGGGCCACGCTTCGATCGCCTAGATGGACGATTTGGAATGATGGACGCTGTGTCTGCCCTCATGCGACGACGGATGGCAGAAATGGGCAGCAATCCTGTGTTTGATCCTAATGCAGCCGGGGCAATCACCGCACGAGGAAGGCCGCCCTCAATTGGCCCTAGGCTGATATTCGGCAGCAACATGCCTGCTCAAGGGAGCGACGAGGGTGGAGTAAACGTGCTTGCCAGGGGAGGTCGCAGAATCGGCGCGGACCGTCAAAACTTCGGCAGCTTCCTCGTCGGTCCCAGCCTCGAAGCTCTGTTCGAGCAGCTGCTACTGCAGACCGGTAACCGTCAAGGACCAGCGCCGGCTCCGCAGTCCGCGATCGACTCCATGCCGGTGGTGAGGATAACCCGCAGGCATCTGAGCGATGATCCAGTTTGCCCAGTCTGCACGGAGAGATTCGAAGTCGGCTCGGAGGCGAGGGAGATGCCGTGCAAGCACCTGTACCATGCCAACTGCATCATCCCCTGGTTGGTTCAGCACAACTCCTGCCCAGTTTGCCGCCACTCGCTGCCGCCGCAGCGAGGATCAGACAGCAATGCAGCCCGCTCACGACCTTCGGTCCACAGCAGCGAAGCTGTGAGCCGTGGGGTCACCGGAGCCGGAGCTGGCCCTGGGCCTGTCACGAGGAACGAAGTCGACGACGGAGAGAGCTCCTTCTCGTTCCTCTGGCCGTTCGGGTCGAGCCCCGGCCCCGGCCCCGGTCCCAGTTCTTACCAGTACGGAGGAGGCGGGGGCGAGCCCGCGGTTTACAACGACGACCCTGGCCAGATAACCTACTCCGAATGGCACTACGACCCCTGA
- the LOC123440384 gene encoding EID1-like F-box protein 3 yields MSEGARNTRQFRGAWSGGGGTGGIGSASYRDGDGGIGSPRYSGVNAGILDEQVLLLVFRSINWDPQAVCTAASVSRRLRAVAERVLWRELCISRAPRMVASLTAAAGAGAGAGAAPPPPGRIGGGWPALAKLLSFCCGAAGKAVPVPVPGHLTRVSRFSKTSGRSFLSRRCRSDLLYVSDPCEHAVPGADDELGAYRGVFRWFMRSRTRACLLGRRAALDPSVRCPYCGARVWNMVAANLVPRGASRRMGSDEGRLEYYVCVSGHVHGNCWLAHLTSSDGEHDESDQASGGSSGEDGDVAQ; encoded by the coding sequence ATGAGCGAGGGCGCGCGGAACACGCGGCAGTTCCGCGGCGCGTGGAGCGGTGGCGGCGGGACGGGTGGCATTGGCAGCGCGAGCTAccgggacggcgacggcggcatTGGGTCCCCGCGCTACAGCGGCGTCAACGCAGGGATCCTGGACGAGCAGGTGCTGTTGCTGGTGTTCCGCTCCATCAACTGGGACCCGCAGGCGGTGTGCACGGCGGCGAGCGTCAGCCGGCGGCTCCGCGCCGTCGCGGAGCGCGTGCTCTGGCGGGAGCTCTGCATCTCGCGCGCGCCGCGGATGGTGGCGTCCCTCACGGCGGCCGCGGGGGCAGGGGCCGGAGCGGGCGCGGCCCCGCCGCCTCCGGGGCGCATTGGCGGCGGGTGGCCGGCGCTGGCGAAGCTGCTCTCCTTCTGCTGCGGCGCCGCGGGGAAGGCCgtgccggtgccggtgccggGGCACCTCACGCGGGTGTCGCGCTTCTCCAAGACCTCCGGGCGGAGCTTCCTGTCGCGGCGCTGCAGGAGCGACCTGCTGTACGTGTCCGACCCGTGCGAGCACGCGGTGCCCGGCGCGGACGACGAGCTCGGCGCCTACCGCGGGGTGTTCCGGTGGTTCATGCGGTCGCGGACGAGGGCCTGCCTGCTGGGCCGCCGGGCGGCGCTCGACCCGAGCGTGCGCTGCCCCTACTGCGGCGCGCGCGTCTGGAACATGGTCGCCGCGAACCTCGTGCCGCGCGGCGCGTCCCGCCGGATGGGCTCTGACGAGGGCCGGCTCGAGTACTACGTCTGCGTCAGCGGCCACGTCCACGGCAATTGCTGGCTCGCGCATCTCACATCAAGTGACGGCGAGCACGACGAGTCCGACCAGGCGTCCGGAGGTAGCAGCGGTGAGGACGGCGATGTCGCCCAGTGA